The genomic window TTCGAGATCGACGTGGTCATCGGCATGACCGTGATCGTCAGCCCGCCCGAAATCGCCCACGCGGGGTGTTGCCAGTCGATGTCGGTGACGCCCTGTAGCATGATGATGCCGACGACGACCAGCGCGAGGTAGGACGCGTACTGCGGAATCGCGCTGATCAGCGGCACGAGAAGCAGGGACACCAAGAAGAGGAGGCCGACGACGAGCGCGGTGAATCCGGTCCGGCCGCCCTCCTCGACGCCAGTCGAGGATTCGATGTAGGTCGTCACCGTCGAGGTCCCGATCATCGCCCCGACAGTGGTCCCGATCGCGTCGGCCATCAGCGGCTTCTCGATCTCGGGGAGGTCCCCGTTCTCGTCGAGGAAGCCCCCGATCTGGGAGACGCCGATGAGCGTCCCGGCCGTGTCGAAGAAGTCGACGAAGAAGAACGTGAAGACCACGAGCACGAAGACGAGCGGATCGTCAGTGATCATCCCGAGCCCGTCGACGAAGCCGGCGACGAGCGGCGTGAAGTCGTACTGAACGTTCGCGATCAGACTCACAAGCCCCTCGTTGCTGACCTGCTCGTAGCTCCCCGGCGGCGTGAGCGTTCCCGGCGAGACGACGTCGAGGGCCGTCAGCAGCCAGCCGGCGACGGCGGTGGCGAGAATTCCGATGACGATCGAGCCCTGAATCCCGCGGGCGTGGAGGATGAGCATTAGCGCGAGTCCGACGACCGAGAGCGCGGCGACGGCGCTCGTCGCGACGTTGCCCATCGTCACGAGCGTGTCGGGGTCCGCGACGACGATCTGCATCTCCTGGAGTCCCAAGAAGAGCAGATAGACGCCGATACCGGCCCCGACGGCGAACTTGACGGGTTCCGGGAAGAGTTCGATGATGTACCGGCGCGCGCCGATCGCAGTCAGGACGATGAAGACGATCCCTTCGACGAAAACCGCCGCGAGCGCGACCTGCCACGGCACGCCGAGGCTGAGGACGACCGTGTACGCGAAAAAGGCGTTCAGTCCCATCCCCGGCGCGAGGCCGAACGGCCTGTTCGCCCAGAACGCCATCACGAAGATCGCGACCGCCGACGAGAGAATCGTCGCGACGGTGATCATCTGCGTGACTTCGCCCGAACTGTAGCCCTCGAGCGCGATCGCCTCACCGAGGATCGCCGGATTGACGACGATGATGTAGGACATCGCCAAG from Natrinema versiforme includes these protein-coding regions:
- a CDS encoding NCS2 family permease, translating into MGAIETLAAFFGFDEHDTDLETESIAGLTTFLAMSYIIVVNPAILGEAIALEGYSSGEVTQMITVATILSSAVAIFVMAFWANRPFGLAPGMGLNAFFAYTVVLSLGVPWQVALAAVFVEGIVFIVLTAIGARRYIIELFPEPVKFAVGAGIGVYLLFLGLQEMQIVVADPDTLVTMGNVATSAVAALSVVGLALMLILHARGIQGSIVIGILATAVAGWLLTALDVVSPGTLTPPGSYEQVSNEGLVSLIANVQYDFTPLVAGFVDGLGMITDDPLVFVLVVFTFFFVDFFDTAGTLIGVSQIGGFLDENGDLPEIEKPLMADAIGTTVGAMIGTSTVTTYIESSTGVEEGGRTGFTALVVGLLFLVSLLLVPLISAIPQYASYLALVVVGIIMLQGVTDIDWQHPAWAISGGLTITVMPMTTSISNGLAAGIMSYPLVKASMGEADDVSLGQWALAVAFILYFAVFFAVDAEMLSF